One Phycisphaerae bacterium genomic region harbors:
- a CDS encoding flagellar hook-basal body protein produces MLYGLYLSASGMALARHRQDVIANNLANAQTTGFKRDLALYTQRPLEAMDLPGGRRFLPEHLKEMTGGGFAAATFTDFTQGPVEVSERPLDVMLQGPGMLAVQDGEKVAYTRDGKLTLLGQKLVRAVDGRPVLDVDGNEICFNGATLDQLTVDPFGCVRHCGVPAAQLGIFEFEDLQSLVKLGSNMFGATEPPLPAGHTTVVSGVFEASGVNPALELVEMIKNTRAFELSSRMIMLQDETLGRLVNELPKL; encoded by the coding sequence ATGTTGTACGGATTGTACCTTTCGGCTTCCGGGATGGCGCTGGCCCGCCATCGTCAGGACGTGATCGCCAACAACCTGGCGAACGCCCAGACGACGGGCTTTAAGCGCGATCTGGCCCTGTACACGCAGCGGCCGCTGGAGGCCATGGACCTTCCGGGGGGCCGGCGGTTTTTGCCCGAGCATCTGAAGGAGATGACGGGCGGGGGGTTCGCGGCGGCGACTTTCACCGATTTTACCCAAGGCCCCGTGGAAGTCAGCGAGCGGCCCTTGGATGTCATGCTGCAGGGTCCGGGGATGCTGGCGGTTCAGGACGGCGAGAAGGTGGCCTACACCCGCGACGGCAAGCTGACGCTGCTGGGCCAGAAGCTGGTGCGGGCGGTGGACGGCCGGCCGGTGCTGGACGTCGACGGCAACGAGATCTGCTTTAACGGGGCGACGCTGGATCAGCTCACGGTCGACCCGTTCGGGTGCGTGCGGCACTGCGGCGTGCCCGCGGCCCAACTGGGGATTTTCGAGTTCGAGGACCTTCAGAGCCTGGTCAAGCTCGGGTCGAACATGTTCGGCGCGACCGAGCCTCCGCTGCCGGCTGGGCACACGACGGTGGTCAGTGGGGTGTTCGAGGCCAGCGGCGTGAACCCGGCTCTGGAACTGGTGGAGATGATCAAGAACACCCGGGCCTTCGAGTTGAGTTCCCGGATGATCATGCTGCAGGACGAGACGCTGGGACGGCTGGTCAATGAACTTCCGAAACTGTAG
- a CDS encoding LacI family transcriptional regulator — MAVRLSDIAEAVGVKVPTVSRVLNNKPSAIRVSDRTRRRILQTAREMGYHPSAAARALATKRTGQIGFIMSDAIAGGWRNLYFAAYLEGVERVCRRRGFGLNVSRYNLSDVDDFVFPKHVGERSVDGLVWTSYVEASIASRFREFGIPCVAVGQDVETTGLIPTVASDDVSGRHQIVRYAASLGHRRVAVSCGNSRRNAEVIDGMIANAAADPLTAGCTILPCQSPTGHCDYHAARPMMEWWLAVPIEQRPTLIIATDQTLVEFLKELRAKGLRCPEDVSLISLCDTTLCSYAHPELTAMTCDQVDMAETATEMLIDHLIEDKPLTTEMSKNDYPCKLIVRKSCAEISDR, encoded by the coding sequence GTGGCGGTTCGATTGAGCGACATTGCCGAGGCGGTCGGGGTCAAGGTGCCCACCGTCTCGCGGGTGTTGAACAACAAGCCCAGCGCGATCCGGGTCTCCGACCGGACCCGCCGGCGGATCCTCCAGACGGCCCGCGAGATGGGCTACCATCCCAGCGCAGCCGCCCGCGCCCTGGCGACCAAACGGACCGGCCAAATCGGCTTTATCATGTCCGATGCCATCGCCGGCGGCTGGCGGAACCTGTACTTCGCAGCGTACCTGGAGGGCGTCGAGCGGGTTTGCCGGAGGCGAGGCTTTGGCCTGAACGTCAGTCGCTACAACCTAAGCGACGTTGATGATTTTGTCTTTCCCAAGCACGTGGGCGAGCGGAGCGTCGACGGGCTGGTCTGGACCAGCTACGTCGAGGCCTCCATCGCCAGCCGGTTCCGCGAGTTCGGTATTCCGTGCGTTGCCGTCGGCCAGGACGTCGAGACCACGGGGCTGATCCCGACGGTGGCGTCCGACGACGTATCCGGCCGGCACCAGATCGTGCGCTACGCCGCCTCGTTGGGCCATCGGCGGGTCGCCGTCTCGTGCGGCAACAGTCGTCGAAACGCCGAAGTCATCGACGGCATGATCGCCAACGCAGCCGCCGACCCACTGACCGCTGGTTGCACCATCCTGCCATGCCAATCGCCAACCGGCCACTGCGACTACCACGCCGCCCGACCGATGATGGAATGGTGGCTCGCCGTGCCGATCGAGCAGCGGCCGACGCTGATCATTGCGACCGACCAAACACTCGTTGAATTTCTCAAGGAACTGCGGGCCAAGGGTTTACGCTGCCCCGAGGATGTGAGCCTGATCAGCCTCTGCGATACGACCCTGTGCAGCTATGCCCATCCCGAACTGACCGCCATGACCTGCGATCAGGTCGACATGGCGGAAACCGCAACGGAAATGCTGATCGACCACCTGATCGAGGACAAACCGCTGACCACGGAGATGTCGAAAAACGATTACCCCTGCAAACTGATCGTCAGAAAATCCTGTGCAGAGATCTCCGATCGCTGA
- a CDS encoding DUF1559 domain-containing protein: MHSRSVKSFTLIELLVVVAIVAVLVSILLPALSVAREKGRQVSCLSNLKQIGVMLFLYADDHSGWSIMAQPEPRFSGDWEFGGYHETLENLKYLTNRGTFFCPSAKDVGFRTSNVSYGINYWTFGYNPSPDISPNRPVKLAEALSFGNGSSLIYVGDALRSWVNGNSALAVSIRQGPPYPYAPYGSYGPTEARHLDNVNCLMAEGCAMSLDPAEIVNYFHWNPTQDGNPAGSGSLWWRP, from the coding sequence ATGCATTCGAGAAGTGTTAAGTCGTTCACGCTCATCGAGCTCCTGGTCGTGGTGGCGATCGTGGCCGTGCTGGTCTCGATCCTGCTGCCGGCCCTCTCGGTGGCGAGGGAGAAAGGCCGGCAGGTCTCCTGCCTGAGCAACCTCAAGCAGATCGGGGTCATGCTGTTCCTCTACGCGGACGATCACAGCGGCTGGTCGATCATGGCCCAGCCGGAACCGAGATTTAGCGGGGACTGGGAGTTTGGCGGCTACCACGAAACACTGGAGAACCTGAAGTACCTGACAAACCGAGGTACATTCTTCTGCCCTTCCGCAAAGGACGTGGGCTTCAGGACCTCCAACGTAAGCTACGGGATCAACTACTGGACTTTTGGATACAATCCCTCCCCCGATATCAGTCCCAACAGACCGGTGAAGCTGGCCGAGGCCCTTTCGTTCGGCAACGGGTCAAGTCTAATCTACGTGGGCGATGCGCTGCGTTCATGGGTCAACGGGAACTCCGCACTGGCGGTCTCGATCCGTCAGGGCCCGCCCTACCCGTACGCCCCCTATGGGAGTTACGGCCCGACGGAGGCGAGACATCTGGATAACGTGAACTGCCTGATGGCCGAGGGCTGCGCGATGAGCCTCGACCCGGCCGAGATTGTAAACTACTTCCACTGGAACCCGACACAGGATGGGAATCCCGCGGGCTCCGGCAGCCTCTGGTGGCGGCCGTAG